In Dyella jiangningensis, the genomic stretch TCCTCGTACCACGGCGTGCGCACGGTGGACACGTCGCTGTCCAGCGGATGCGCCAGCAGGTCGCCGCCGTTGTCGCGGCCCTTGCTGCCGTTGTAATTGCGGAAGGTCTGCGACGGGCGAACGATGGCGACGCGCTGGCCCGGCTCGGCCTGCAGGTTGCGCACGTAGACGTTGCGGCCCACGGTGCCACGCAGGTCGGCTTCTTCAAAGCCCACCACGTACGGCAGCGACTTCACCTGGTTGGTGTCGAGCACGCGCATTTCCTTGAGGAACATGCGCAGGTCGGACAGCGGAATCGCGGGAATCGGCTCGCCTTCGGTGCGTACGCGCGGCTGCAGACCCACGCGCGGACCATTGATGAAGGACAGGTTGAGCACGTCACCCGGATAAATGAGGTGCGGGTTCTGCACCTGCGGGTTCGCCTGCCAGATCTCGGGCCATAGCCACGGCTTGGACAGGAAGCGTGCAGAGATCGCCCAGAGCGTGTCGCCCTTGCGCACCGTATAGGTATCGGGGTGATCGGCGCGCAATTGCGCACCCGCAGCGTAAACAGCCACCGTGACCAGCATGCCGGCCAGCAGCCCAATGGACTTTCTGATCATAAACGGGAATCCCCCATCCCCCGACGCTCGGGCGAGTGTAACCGAACCACTTGTTCACGCAACCGTGTCCAGTTGGCAAAACGGCATGCCTTCCGAGGGTTTGGCGGCGTACAATAAGGCGCATTCTAGATCGCGCGCGGGCTTGGTTTTCACCAAATTGCCCGCAGTTTGAGCGCCTGAGGTAAAGCCATGTCCGTCCTGACCATCATCGAATTCCCCGACCCCCGCCTGCGCACCAAGGCCGAGCCCGTGCGCGTTTTCGACGCGGATCTCAAGCAGTTCGTGGCCGACATGTTCGAGACCATGTACGAAGCCAACGGCGTGGGACTGGCCGCCACCCAGGTCAACGTGCACCAGCAGGTGCTGGTCGCCGACATGAGCGAGGAGCGCAATGAGCCGCTGGTGCTGATCAACGCGCAGATCGTCGCGAAGGACGGCGCGCAGGTCTATCAGGAAGGCTGCCTGTCGTTTCCCGGCATCTATGCGGACGTGACGCGCGCGCTGAAGGTGAAGGTCAAGGCGCAGGACGTGGACGGCAATACCATCGAACGCGAGTTCGAAGGCCCGCTGGCCGTGTGCATCCAGCACGAGATGGACCACCTCGCCGGCAAGGTGTTCGTGGACTACCTGTCGCCGCTCAAGCGCTCCATGCTGCTCAAGCGCCTGGAGAAGCAACGCAAGCAGGCGGCCAGCGCTTGAAGCTGCGCGTCGTTTTCGCGGGCACCCCCGACTTTTCCGTTCCCTGCCTTGAAGCCTGCCGCGCCAGCGGCGCCGAGGTGGTGGCCGTCTATACGCAGCCCGATCGCCCCGCGGGTCGCGGCCGCAAGCTGACGCCGAGCCCGGTGAAACAGGCTGCCGTTGCGGCCGGCATTCCGGTCGAGCAACCCGAATCGCTGAAATCCGCTGAAGCGCAGGCGACGCTCGCTGGCTACAAACCTGACCTGATGGTGGTGGTGGCCTATGGCCTGATCCTGCCGCGCAAGGTGCTGGCGATGCCTCGCCTGGGCTGCTGGAACGTGCACGCCAGCCTGCTGCCACGTTGGCGCGGTGCCGCGCCGATCCAGCGCGCCATCCTCGCGGGCGATGCCGAGAGCGGCGTCGACCTGATGCAGATGGAGGCAGGTCTCGACACCGGCCCGGTACTGCTGGAACGCCGTACGCCGATTTCGCGCGACGACACCGGCGGCTCGCTGCACGACCGCCTCGCCGCGCTTGGCGCGGACGTGCTCGCCGAAGGCCTGGCCCGCGTGATGGCGGGCGAAACACTGGCTTCGCGTGCGCAGCCGGAAGAGGGCGTCACCTACGCGCACAAGCTGGACAAGGCCGAGGCGCGGCTGGACTTCGCACGACCGGCGATCGAGCTGGAACGCCAGGTGCGCGCGTTCGATCCGTGGCCGGTGGCCGAAGGCGAGGTGGCGGGCGAAACGCTGCGTATCTGGGCCGCACGAGCCATCGACGGGCAGCCTGGCGCCGCGCCCGGCAGTGTGTTGAACATGGCTCGCGACGGCATCGACATCGCCTGTGGTGAAGGCGCCTTGCGCGTGACGGCGCTGCAGCGCGCCGGCGGCAAGCGCGTCACGGCGGCGGACTACCTCAATGCCATGAGAACCCGCGACGCTTCATAGCCGCCATTCCGACGCAGGCCGGAGGCGCTTCGCAACAGCCGAAGGCTGGTCATCCAATGGAGATATCGCTGGGTGATCGCCAAAGCGTACAAGTCGGTTCCCTCGCGACAGCCTGGCCGTGCCGCTACTGGATTCCGGCCTGCGCCGGAATGACGGCCATGAGGGCTTTCGCCTTTACTCCCGCTTCTCACCCCTCTCCGCTACTTTCTTCCCCATGACCGACACCCGCGCCCTCGCCGCCCAGGCCCTTGCCGATGTCGCCCTGCGCGGCGCTTCGCTGCGTGACGCCATGGAGCGTTACGCGCCCAAGTTGCCCGACGCGCGTGACCGCGCCCTGTTGATGGCGTTGCTGAGCGACGGTGCGCGCTGGTGGCTGCGTTTCGATGCGGCACTGGATCGCCTGCTCGACAAGCCGCTGCGCCAGAAGGAACCGGCCATCCACGCATTGCTGGTGCTGGGGCTGGTGCAGCTGGAGATCCTGCAGCTGCCCGACTATGCCGCCGTGGCGGCGACCGTGCAGGCCGCCAGGGCATTGCAGCGACCGCGGTTCGCAGGGCTGGTCAATGCGGTGCTGCGCCGCTGGCAGCGCGAGCGCACCGAGTTGCTGGCCGCGCTCGATGCGAAACCGCAGACGCGCCATGCACACCCGGCGTGGCTCGCCAAAGCCATTGCGCGCGACTGGCCCGCGCAGGCGGATGCCGTGATGGCCTCGGACAACCTCGAGCCGCCGCTGATGCTGCGCGTGAATCGCCGGCGCACCGATCGCGAGTCGCTGATGGAGCGCCTGCGTCTGGATGGCTATACGGTGGACGCGCACCCATGGCTGGCGGATGGCATCGTGCTTCCGCACAGCAGCGACGTCACGCGCATGCCCGGCTTTGCCGCCGGCGAGTTCGCCGTGCAGGACGGCGCCGCGCAGATCGCGGGCGACCTGGCGGATCTTCGCAGCGGGCAACGCGTGCTCGATGCCTGCGCCGCGCCGGGCGGCAAGGCCTGTCACCTGCTGGAACGCGAGGACATCGCGCTCACCGCGCTGGAGTTCGAGCCCAAGCGCGCGCAGCGCATCACGCAGAATCTCGAACGCCTGGGCCTCACGGCCGACATCGTCATCGGCGACGCCGGCGATCCGTCCGCGTGGTGGGATGGCAAGCCCTTTGATCGCATCCTGATCGATGCTCCCTGCTCCGCCACCGGCGTGATGCGCCGCCGGCCCGACGTGCGCCTGCACCGGCGCGACAGCGACATCGCGCCGCTGGCCGCCCAGCAACGGCGCATCCTGGAGGCGCTGTGGCCGTTGCTCGCACCGGGCGGCAAGCTCGTCTACATCACCTGTTCGCTGCTGCGTGACGAGAACGAGGCCGTGGTGAACGGCTGGCTGGAAGGCCGCCAGGACGCGCGCGCCGCAAGCTTCTCGTTGCCCGCGGGACAGCCGGCGGCGGTGGGTTGGCAGGTGCTGCCCGGCGATGGTGACCTCGACGGCATGTACTATGCGGTCCTCGAGAAGTCCTGAAGCCGCCGCTTTGCGCGCCGCGCGCATGGCCGCCATGCCCACGCGGCTCAGCACGCCATAAGCGGCGGCCCGTTACGCTTTGGAACTGCTTGTGACGCGGCCACGCCGCCTCCGGAATCCACGCATGCTCACCACCTCCCAAGCCACCACGCAGGAACGCCGCCAGTTCTGGCTGCTCTTGTTGATCGCCCTGGTGGTGATCGGCGCCGGCATCGGCCTGCGCGATCCCTGGCCGTCGGACGAGCCGCGCTTCGCGCTGGCCGCCAAGCAAATGGTGGAGAGCGGCGACTGGCTGTTCCCGCATCGCGGCAGCGAGCTGTATTCGGACAAGCCGCCGATGCTGTTCTGGCTGGAGGCCGCCAGCTACAAGGTGATCGGCAACTGGCGCATCGCGTTCCTGCTGCCGTCGCTGCTGGCCGCGCTCGGTTGCCTGCTGTGCGTGTACGACCTCGGCCGACGGCTGTGGAACCGCCAGGTGGGCCTGTATGCCGCCTCGGCGCTGCTGATCACGTTCCAGTTCGTCTACCAGACCAAGCGTGCGCAGATCGATCCGCTGGTGATGTTCTACATCACCGCGGCCAACTGGGGCCTGCTGGTGCACCTGCTCAAGGGGCCGAACTGGCGGGCATTCTGGTTCGGCTGCTTCTGCGCGGGACTGGGCGTGATCACCAAGGGCGTGGGTGTGCTCGCGCTGCTGATGCTGGTGCCCTACCTCGTCGCCAGCTTCGGCCAGTGGAACGGCGTGGCGCGCATGGGCGCGGGCGCGTGGTGGCGCTGGGTGCTGGGACTGGTCGCCGTGCTGGCGGCGATCGCGGTGTGGCTGGTGCCCATGCTGCTGGGCGCGAAGGCCCACGCGAACGACCCGGCCTACGCCGCCTACGTCAACGACATCCTGTTCCACCAGACGGCGGGGCGCTATGGCAAGTCGTGGGATCACCACCACAACACGCTCTACTACGTGCCGATCGTGCTGTTCACCTGGCTGCCGCTGTCGCTGACCTACCCGGGCACGCTGCCGCGCTGGTGGCGCGCACTGAAGGAAAAGGATGCGCGGATCCTGCTGCCTCTGGGCTGGATCGTGCTGCTGCTGGTGTTCTTCTCCATCCCCAAGGGCAAGCGCGACGTCTACATCATGCCGGCGCTGCCGATGCTGGCACTGGTGACCGCGCCGTACCTCGGCGAGCTGCTGCACAAGCGCTGGCTGCGCATCGCCGGGCTGGTCTTCATCGGCGTGATGGGTGCGGCGATGCTTGTCATGGGCATCGCCGGGCTCGCGGTGCATCCGAAGGCCACCACCAATTTCGCCATCGCCCGCGGCTTCGAGGACGGCGGACGCGCCCTGTGGTGGATGGGCACCACGCTCGGCGCCATCCTGTTGCTGCTGGTCGCCGCGCTGCGCGTGCGCCGCGCCGTGGCCGCGGTGGCTGGCGGCATGGTGGCGATGTGGCTGGTGCTGGGGTTCTGGGCGTATCCGATCCTCAACGATTCCAGTTCCGCCGCGGGCGTGATGCAGGAAGTGCGCGACCGCCTACCTGCCGGCGACCAGCTCGGCATGGTGGCGTGGAAGGAGCAGAACCTGTTGATGCTCAACCGTCCAGCGGTCGATTTCGGCTTCACCCAGCCGTGGCACGACCAGTACGCCGCCGGCGTGAAGTGGCAGGCACAGGATCCCGCGCATCGCTGGTTGTTCGTGCTCGACCCGGTGATGGGGCAGTGCGTGGACCGCAGCAAGGCGATCAGCCTGGGCCACGCGAATCGTCGCGAGTGGTGGATGTTCAAGGCCGATGCAGTGACCCCGGGCTGTCTGCCGGACGAGAGCATCGATCGCCTGCCGGCGGCCGCCGTCGACGAGTAAGCATGCAGGGGCGGCGCCGCACGTGGCGACCGTCCTGGCTATCCGGCCAGCAGTGCCTGGTAGATCGCCTCGGTGCGCTGGACGAACAAAGGCAGCCCGAAGTCGCGCTCGGCATGCGCGCGTGCGGCCGCGCCCATGGCGGGCAGCGATGCGCGTTGTTCCAGGATGGACGTCACGGCAGCGGCGATGGCCGCCCGGTCGCGCACCGGCACCAGCCAGCCATCCTTGCCCGGCTCCAGGTTCTCGGGCAGCCCGGCGTAGTCGCTGAGCAATACCGGCTTGCCCATCGCCATCATTTCGCGACATGCGAAGGAGATGGTTTCGACGTCGTAGGACAGTACGAAACCCGCATCGAGCGCCGCCACCATCGGCCGCGGATCGGTGAGCACGCCCGGGAACACCACCGTGTCCTGCAGGCCCAGCGCCGCGACGCGCTCGCGTTCGGCGGCCTTGGGCGGCACGCCGGCGATCACGATACGCAGGCGATGTCGCAGCTCGGGCACAAGCGTGGCGACAGCCTCCAGCAGATCCATCCAGCCCTTGTAGGCTGCGGTGCCGGCATTGCTGCCCAGCAGCAGCATGTCACCGTCCACGCCCCAGCGTTCGCGCAACCCGACTGCCTCGCCGGTCGGCCGGGGCGACCAGTGCTCGATGTCGATGCCGTTGTGGACCGTCGACAGGCGGCACCGCCGATAGGCCGTCGTGGCCAGTTCGCGGCGGGTGTCATCGCACACGGCGATCACCTGGTCGGTGCGACGCGCACGCAGCCAATGGCCGATGCCGCGCACCGGCTTGGAGTTGTGCTTGGTCCAGACCACGGCGGGCCGGCTCGCCGGCATCGCCGACAGCACGAGCCGGTGGTCGGCCGAACCGTTCACGTGGACGATGTCGAAGGCGTGCGTGCGCAGGTAGTCCGCCAGCTGCGAACGGGCACGCCGCCGGGCGCGCCAGCGGCCCAGGCCATTGGGAAAGGGCTGGTCCAGCACGAACACGCCGGGCAGCGCGCGCGCCTCGTGGTTGAGGCGGCTGCCGGGCGGGGCGGCGACGTGAATCTCGTGGCGCGACGCCAGCGCCGCGGCCAGCGTGCGGATGTACGTGGTGTGACCCCCACCATCACCCGAGTGGAAGTTGGTGAATAAGAGCTTCACGCCCAAGCCTCAAGGAAAGACAACGAACCCGCCGCAGGAATCTGCCGGGATATGAACCCTATCTCTCTTGTACTAGGGGAAGGATCGGGTTTTCCCCATAGAATGTCATAGATTGTACAGGCGGATTCCTGTTCCCTTCGGCATGAGTGGAGCAGCAGCCACGTCGGTATGCACGGCGTAGGACTGGCTTCGCTGGCCGGAATTGATCGAGGATGGAATGAGAGAAGTTGCACCTGCCACCGTGGCCGCGCGTACTGCCCCGCTGGTATCCACGCTGTTGCTTGCGCTGCTTCCGCTCTCATTCGCGACTCCCGGCCGGGCCAAGGTGACCCTGGTGGGCGTGCTGTTCTTCTATGGCTTGTATCTGCTGATCGCCGACCGGACGGCCCGCGCCATCTATCGCGGGGCGCGCCCCATCACGTGGTTGTGCTGGGCCGCCGTGCTGTTCGCGGCGGCGAACATCCTGGGCCATGGCCTGCACTGGAACGAGTTCGACCTGCCCTCGCACATCCTGCTGTTCCTCGGCATCACCGCCGTCTTTACCCGGCCACTGCGGATGGCGTGGTTCTGGCGCGGGCTGAGCATGACGGCGGCGGTGCTCGGCCTGGTCTGCATCTACCAGCACTATTTCCAGGGCGCCGAGCGCGCCTCGGGCATCGATGGCGGCGACTGGGGCGTGATCGAGCTGGCCATGTTCATGCTGGTGCTGTCGCTGAGCAGCGTGGTCCAGTTGCTGCGGCCGCAGCTCGCGCTGACGGAACGCGTCTTCCATGCGCTCTGCGCCGCGCTCGGCATGTTCGGCGCGCTGCTGACGCAGAGCCGAGGCCCGCTGCTGGCCTGCGTCCCCGTGTTCGCCCTGGTGATCGGCTGCTCGATCTATCGCACGCGGCAGTGGCGCGCACCCCTGGTCGTGCTGGCGGGCGCCGTGCTGGTGGCCTCGGGGGCGGTGCTGCTGATGCGGGGCGAGATCGTGGCCCGCTTCGACGCGATCGGCCATGAAGTGCGCACGTACAGCAGCAACGATACGCAGGGTGCCGTGCGCGAACGCCTGGAAATGTGGCGGGTCGCCACGCGGGCCTTCGTCGAGCACCCCGTGACCGGCGTGGGCATCGACCAGTTCGGCAAGTACACGCAATCGCAGGTGAAGCTTGGCCTGGCCAGCGATTCCATCGCCAAGTACGAACACCCGCACAGCGAATACCTGGAGGCGGCGGTGGCCGGCGGCGTGCCCGGGCTGATCCTGTTGC encodes the following:
- the def gene encoding peptide deformylase, whose amino-acid sequence is MSVLTIIEFPDPRLRTKAEPVRVFDADLKQFVADMFETMYEANGVGLAATQVNVHQQVLVADMSEERNEPLVLINAQIVAKDGAQVYQEGCLSFPGIYADVTRALKVKVKAQDVDGNTIEREFEGPLAVCIQHEMDHLAGKVFVDYLSPLKRSMLLKRLEKQRKQAASA
- a CDS encoding ArnT family glycosyltransferase; its protein translation is MLTTSQATTQERRQFWLLLLIALVVIGAGIGLRDPWPSDEPRFALAAKQMVESGDWLFPHRGSELYSDKPPMLFWLEAASYKVIGNWRIAFLLPSLLAALGCLLCVYDLGRRLWNRQVGLYAASALLITFQFVYQTKRAQIDPLVMFYITAANWGLLVHLLKGPNWRAFWFGCFCAGLGVITKGVGVLALLMLVPYLVASFGQWNGVARMGAGAWWRWVLGLVAVLAAIAVWLVPMLLGAKAHANDPAYAAYVNDILFHQTAGRYGKSWDHHHNTLYYVPIVLFTWLPLSLTYPGTLPRWWRALKEKDARILLPLGWIVLLLVFFSIPKGKRDVYIMPALPMLALVTAPYLGELLHKRWLRIAGLVFIGVMGAAMLVMGIAGLAVHPKATTNFAIARGFEDGGRALWWMGTTLGAILLLLVAALRVRRAVAAVAGGMVAMWLVLGFWAYPILNDSSSAAGVMQEVRDRLPAGDQLGMVAWKEQNLLMLNRPAVDFGFTQPWHDQYAAGVKWQAQDPAHRWLFVLDPVMGQCVDRSKAISLGHANRREWWMFKADAVTPGCLPDESIDRLPAAAVDE
- the fmt gene encoding methionyl-tRNA formyltransferase is translated as MKLRVVFAGTPDFSVPCLEACRASGAEVVAVYTQPDRPAGRGRKLTPSPVKQAAVAAGIPVEQPESLKSAEAQATLAGYKPDLMVVVAYGLILPRKVLAMPRLGCWNVHASLLPRWRGAAPIQRAILAGDAESGVDLMQMEAGLDTGPVLLERRTPISRDDTGGSLHDRLAALGADVLAEGLARVMAGETLASRAQPEEGVTYAHKLDKAEARLDFARPAIELERQVRAFDPWPVAEGEVAGETLRIWAARAIDGQPGAAPGSVLNMARDGIDIACGEGALRVTALQRAGGKRVTAADYLNAMRTRDAS
- the rsmB gene encoding 16S rRNA (cytosine(967)-C(5))-methyltransferase RsmB, coding for MTDTRALAAQALADVALRGASLRDAMERYAPKLPDARDRALLMALLSDGARWWLRFDAALDRLLDKPLRQKEPAIHALLVLGLVQLEILQLPDYAAVAATVQAARALQRPRFAGLVNAVLRRWQRERTELLAALDAKPQTRHAHPAWLAKAIARDWPAQADAVMASDNLEPPLMLRVNRRRTDRESLMERLRLDGYTVDAHPWLADGIVLPHSSDVTRMPGFAAGEFAVQDGAAQIAGDLADLRSGQRVLDACAAPGGKACHLLEREDIALTALEFEPKRAQRITQNLERLGLTADIVIGDAGDPSAWWDGKPFDRILIDAPCSATGVMRRRPDVRLHRRDSDIAPLAAQQRRILEALWPLLAPGGKLVYITCSLLRDENEAVVNGWLEGRQDARAASFSLPAGQPAAVGWQVLPGDGDLDGMYYAVLEKS
- a CDS encoding LysM peptidoglycan-binding domain-containing protein — translated: MIRKSIGLLAGMLVTVAVYAAGAQLRADHPDTYTVRKGDTLWAISARFLSKPWLWPEIWQANPQVQNPHLIYPGDVLNLSFINGPRVGLQPRVRTEGEPIPAIPLSDLRMFLKEMRVLDTNQVKSLPYVVGFEEADLRGTVGRNVYVRNLQAEPGQRVAIVRPSQTFRNYNGSKGRDNGGDLLAHPLDSDVSTVRTPWYEESRNDGYYGKGEDIGTEVSVIGTAEVLRTGDPTTLLLLDSTLEIRKGDRILPIDDKPYDPYYYPHAPKSLPGNARVIAFADAHDAVGPRQVVALNIGAQDGVENGQTYSIYQPGESIPDDVASNSWNRGTGKSVTLPQEFVGHVMVFRTFDRVSYGLIMDGLRPVHKHDKLELPE
- a CDS encoding O-antigen ligase family protein, encoding MREVAPATVAARTAPLVSTLLLALLPLSFATPGRAKVTLVGVLFFYGLYLLIADRTARAIYRGARPITWLCWAAVLFAAANILGHGLHWNEFDLPSHILLFLGITAVFTRPLRMAWFWRGLSMTAAVLGLVCIYQHYFQGAERASGIDGGDWGVIELAMFMLVLSLSSVVQLLRPQLALTERVFHALCAALGMFGALLTQSRGPLLACVPVFALVIGCSIYRTRQWRAPLVVLAGAVLVASGAVLLMRGEIVARFDAIGHEVRTYSSNDTQGAVRERLEMWRVATRAFVEHPVTGVGIDQFGKYTQSQVKLGLASDSIAKYEHPHSEYLEAAVAGGVPGLILLLLLFGMPLVLFARRVFDRDDAVAISAMIGLLTVLMYVLCGLTDNVFYRSMPHSLFFFLVLGMTVQISRLRATGA
- a CDS encoding glycosyltransferase, which gives rise to MKLLFTNFHSGDGGGHTTYIRTLAAALASRHEIHVAAPPGSRLNHEARALPGVFVLDQPFPNGLGRWRARRRARSQLADYLRTHAFDIVHVNGSADHRLVLSAMPASRPAVVWTKHNSKPVRGIGHWLRARRTDQVIAVCDDTRRELATTAYRRCRLSTVHNGIDIEHWSPRPTGEAVGLRERWGVDGDMLLLGSNAGTAAYKGWMDLLEAVATLVPELRHRLRIVIAGVPPKAAERERVAALGLQDTVVFPGVLTDPRPMVAALDAGFVLSYDVETISFACREMMAMGKPVLLSDYAGLPENLEPGKDGWLVPVRDRAAIAAAVTSILEQRASLPAMGAAARAHAERDFGLPLFVQRTEAIYQALLAG